GTGTCTAATCCACCAGAGTAAGCCAGTACCACTTTTTTAATCTTGCTCATGTTCTTTAACCTCAAACGTAATCTTTGTTTAACAGCGATACCAGCAATGCGTTTTGGGCATGCATGCGGTTTTCAGCTTGTTGAATAATTTTTGACTTTGGCCCGTCCATCACTTCGGAAGTAATTTCAAACTCACGATGTGCTGGCTGGCAATGCAAAATGGTTTGTGCGCCACACGCTTCAACCAATTGTTGGTTGATTTGATATGGCATAAAGGTGTCTTTCACTTGTTCAAGTGGCGTTTTATTCCCCATCGAAACCCAAGTATCAGCGTAGAGCACATTGGCGCCAGCCGCCGCTTCTACCCGATCACTGACCAAAACCGAGGCACCATTTACCGCTGCAATTTGTTCAGCTTGCTTTACAATTTGTGCATCTGGAGAATGGCCTTTAGGACAAACCGCCACAAAATCAGTACCTAATGTTGCCGCAAGCAACATTAATGAATGTGTTACGTTGTTGCCTTCACCGAGATAAGCGATTTTGATCTGACTGACATCATCATAAGTTTCAAATAAGGTGAGAAAATCAGCCAACGCTTGGCAAGGGTGATATAAATCACATAGGCTATTCACAACAGGCACAGACGAAAACTCAGCGAGCGTCTCAAGCGTACTATGGTGATTTACACGAGCCACAAGGCCATCGGCCCAAGTCGAAATATTAAGCGCAAAATCTTTTACGGATTCACGCGCACCCATTGCACCATTTTGCTGATCTAAATACACAGCATGGCCGCCTAATTTATGAATACCGATATCGAACGACAGCCGCGTTCTTAAGCTCGGCTTTTCAAATAGCGTGACTATCGACTTGCCAGCTAAGGCTTGGTTATATTCTTGCGGTTGATTTTTAATATTTTTTGCAAGCTTTAATAAGTTCAAAACTTTAGTTTGGTCTAATTCCAAACCAGTTAAAAAATGCTTAGTCATGATGTTTTCCTACGGCAGAATTTGTGTACCTACGTGCTCACCATTGAGCAACGCAATTAAATTTTCTGGCTTTTGCCAGCTAGAGATGTACACCCCTCGTCGTAAGTGTTGGGCAGCGTGAAGACTGGTCTTAACTTTGACCTCCATCCCGCCCACAATGACCTTTTGCGCGATTAACGTTGAAATCTGTTCCGCGTTAAGTTGATTTAATGGCTGTTTATCGCCATCAAGTACCGCCTCAACGTCAGTCATAAAAATAAGTTCTGCACCAAGTTTACTGGCGATAGCAGCTG
This portion of the Pseudoalteromonas sp. GCY genome encodes:
- a CDS encoding ornithine carbamoyltransferase, which encodes MTKHFLTGLELDQTKVLNLLKLAKNIKNQPQEYNQALAGKSIVTLFEKPSLRTRLSFDIGIHKLGGHAVYLDQQNGAMGARESVKDFALNISTWADGLVARVNHHSTLETLAEFSSVPVVNSLCDLYHPCQALADFLTLFETYDDVSQIKIAYLGEGNNVTHSLMLLAATLGTDFVAVCPKGHSPDAQIVKQAEQIAAVNGASVLVSDRVEAAAGANVLYADTWVSMGNKTPLEQVKDTFMPYQINQQLVEACGAQTILHCQPAHREFEITSEVMDGPKSKIIQQAENRMHAQNALLVSLLNKDYV